The genomic region CATCAACAATGCCAGATACAAACAGAATTGCTAGAAACATTAAAACAGCTACTCATTATTCATCAAACGATGCCGAAAGTTGAACATAAAACTCGGGATGTAGACAGATCTACAGTCGCACAGATAGACAGTGCTCACTGATTTACAATGCAATTTCATGTCAGAAAACGTTCACAGCTTAAGAAGTTATCCCATATCAACTGCATATCTTCCTTAAGTATCTCGTAAATTGAGCTGGCTTCGACATTCTCTtcctgaaaattaaaagaaaaggagaTTTCAGCCCAATCTTTAATTTCAGCACATGAACTAAAAAAATTTGCCCCAGAGAAAAGGCAGCGTTTACCTGTAACTTTGACATGACGTTTTCCAGCACCAGACTTGTCCCCCAAGAAGCTTCCCCAGTTAAGGTTCTGAAATCAAATCGATCAGTGTGTTTTATTTCCAGTCTCACTGATGAATTTCTATACGTATTTGCTATTATGTGCCAAACCCTAACAACTTCGTATTTATCTCCAGAAGACTCCTTCCCCTGGGGCCATCTCAGTCCACCCTTCACGTCTGGATCTAGAATCGCAGAATTAATCAGATCCGTAATGCTTTGCATCTCATCATCCTGAAATAGCAACAATTAAATCGTTTTTTCTAAGATTGTAACCCTCGAAACCGTAACCACACTGGCAAATCCATACAAGTAGCTAAACTGCTTACTATACCATACAAAGGTATCTCCAACTGAACATCACGAACCTTCATAAGTTCAGCCAGGGATCCAGTATGGTTAACCCATCGCCCCGTTACATTTCTAGAAAAAAGTCCTATTCTTTGTTTTGATTGTGGCTTGAAGATAAATATAGGACATAATTAATATCTTTGCTGAAATAAGGATTAAAAGTGTAAATTTCTAAGGGACTGGGTGAAGCAGCTTACAGTCAGATTAGTTACGAGTCTTGTCGTGTATAGGATTAGCCTCAGGTCCAGATTCTTAGTAGTGCATGAAATGTCCACTACCATGTTACGCGCTCGATTTAATTTGATCTGAAACAAAGTTGACATTTCGATTTAAGTCTCAGGATGCAAACCCTACGGCAAGCAACAGGGAAAATTAAGAGAGGGAAGAGTCCGGACAATATTAATGAGCTGGAAAGGCTCCTCACGAATTATTTCAAAAATTGGAGGGTTTTGTTATACAACACTCATATTTTGCAGCATAATATATTATATCTAAATTATCTAATCAATATCGTGGCAACTCAATCGTGATATTGATGCAACATATACGGTTTCATCAAATTTAGTTGGCATGAATTGGAAAACTTGCCTCACAGAGTTGTAGCTTTCCATGTTCTTTCATTACCCGACATCTGCAGAAGAGAGTTGAATCTGGATTCGTAGAATCAGACAACTatacaagaagaaaataaatgagcAATTCAATAGCTACAGTCAGAATTCTGGAAAACATGAACTCAGAACTCAGTAAGTTGACGTGTCTAAAAGAAATACCTGTACTTCGTATGTATCTTCCTCCTCTTCGGAATCAACTCCAATTTTGGGGACAACTTCGTTCACAATCTTTTCCTTATATGAAACAGGAGTGTTTATGTAAAATAATCGGTTCCATTGTTTCGAGATTTCAGTACACGATTTTTTTCTGATGGATTCCATGTTAACTGAAGGGCTCCTGATTCAATGATTTCAACAAAAATTGGTATACATCTGTTCGTGtacaaattatatgaaatatgaTTATTGACAGTAATTAAGCATCGataccaaaataatattgtatcAAGTATCGAAAAACAAGGGCAGAGTTTTACAATCCTGCTTCACTGTTCAACTTGGCATCCTACCTTCTAAACTAAAATGCTAAATGTAACCTTTTATCATAGTATAGACTATTATTTTGTTCTACTTCAACCAGTATTCTGAGGCGGATAAAAGAACAACACAAAGGTAAAAAGGATAATCGCTTGGAACAATCAACTAAATGAATGGCACAAAAGGCTGAATAGCTTTACTTGGTATATATCTTTCTCCTCTTCGAAATCAACTCCAACTTTCGGGACAACTTCCTTTACAATCTTTTCCTTATATGAAACAGGGATGTTTGTGTAAATTGATTTCCCCAATTGTTCCAGGTTTCTGTAGACAATTTTTTTCTGATAGATTCCATGTTAACTAAAGGGCTCCTGACATAaagattttaacaaaaaattgtcCTTCATCTGCTCATGTACAACTGAGTAGTTAAACATTCCTTTCCATTGTTGCAAAACTAAGGTGAAATATGAGATGACTGCCAGTGATTAAGCATTGTTGCAAAACTAAGGTGAAATATGAGCTGACTGACAGTGATTAAGCATCAATACCGAAATATGACTGTATCAAGTATTGAA from Pyrus communis chromosome 9, drPyrComm1.1, whole genome shotgun sequence harbors:
- the LOC137744693 gene encoding uncharacterized protein yields the protein MVVDISCTTKNLDLRLILYTTRLVTNLTDDEMQSITDLINSAILDPDVKGGLRWPQGKESSGDKYEVVRVWHIIANTYRNSSVRLEIKHTDRFDFRTLTGEASWGTSLVLENVMSKLQEENVEASSIYEILKEDMQLIWDNFLSCERFLT